In Oncorhynchus tshawytscha isolate Ot180627B linkage group LG08, Otsh_v2.0, whole genome shotgun sequence, the genomic window GGCGAGCCTCAGACGAAGAACGGCGAGGCCATCCCACTGCGCTTTCTCTTCAACCTCAGCAACATCCCAGAGGACGAGCTGCTCTCATCGGCCGAGCTGCGTCTGTTCCGGCAGCAGATCGATGAGGCCATTACGGAAAGCGAGGGGGACAAGGATCAGCTCCACCGGATAAACGTGTATGAGGTGCTGAAGCCCCCGCGGGCCGGACAGCTAATCACGCGGCTTTTAGACACACGGCTGGTGCGCCATAACGCATCGCGCTGGGAGAGCTTTGACGTGAGCCCCGCCGTACTGCGCTGGACACGGGAGCGCCTGCCCAACTATGGGCTGGCCGTGGAGGTCCAGCACCTCAACCAGACACCACGCCACCAGGGCCGCCACCTGCGCATCAGCCGCTCGCTGCACCAGGAGCCCGGGGAGGACTGGGAGCAGCTACGCCCCCTGTTGGTCACCTTCGGCCATGACGGCAAGGGCCACCCGTTGACGCGTCGGGCCAAGCGTAGCCCAAAGCAGCGGGGGCGTAAGCGTAACCGCAACTGTCGCCGTCACGCTCTCTACGTCGACTTCAGCGATGTGGGCTGGAATGACTGGATAGTGGCGCCCCCAGGGTACCAGGCATACTACTGCCATGGGGAATGCCCCTTCCCCCTGGCAGACCACCTGAACTCTACCAACCACGCCATCGTTCAGACGTTGGTGAACTCGGTGAACACCAACATTCCCAAGGCCTGCTGCGTGCCCACGGAGCTCAGTGCCATCTCCATGCTCTACCTGGACGAACACGACAAGGTGGTCCTAAAAAACTACCAGGAAATGGTCGTGGAAGGGTGCGGCTGCCGCTAACATTGACCATGGGCAACTTGAGGCAGGCCGCACGGACGCTATGAAAATTCTTAAGGCCCCACCTTAGTCCCAAAATCTTCACTTGGACCCTTATTTATAACTTTTCTGTTGAGACGTATGTTcgtcattttttttctctcttgacaatatgatcatatattttgacaatatatatatatatatttatatctacATATAAAAAACAAGTGAGTCCTTATTTTAAACATAAATAAAAAGCTGTACAACTTTTCATAATGTATATTAGATTGTATAAGGGTTTTTTAAAtgagaaaatagtttttaaaaaatctaaaaagtAAAGTTTATTTACTGGTAATATTTATTGCTTTGATATTATAcacatacaaaaaaataaaaacaaattgcCTTCCAATATTACATTGTAGCCGATCACAAGAAACACCAATTGTGTACTTAAATTAGAGCACTGTGTGAAATTATCACTTAGCTGATTTGTTATGAATCCGTTGAAGTATCAGAAATGTACATTGATTTTAATGAACCTTTATACATTGATCTTTAAACCAGTTATTTTATTAGATAGGTCCCTTGAGTTGGAATCAGTTTTTTATTCTTGTGAAAAAATCTGATAACATGGGTTGTGAAAAATGAAACTTTGACAGAAAAGGTCCTCATGACTGTTTTATATGAATTTGGATTGAACACATCTGCATCTGATACTTAGCCCGATGGCTATTTGAAAAGTACTCAAGTAATTGTTGCAATTCATGATAACAGAGGAATATTTCTCATGCTCTGTTGCTTCCAAATAAAACAATGTTCGGTTTCATATCAGGCATCATCCAGCTTAGAGTGATTCACACTTGAGTAACGGACttacactatatacagtgccttcggaaagtattcagaccccttgactttccacattttgttactttacagccttattctaaaatggatttaaaaaaagaaaaaagaatccTCAGcagtctatacacaataccccagaaagacaaagcgaaaacaggtttagacaatTTGGCAAATTGaccaaaaataaaaaacagaaataacttatttacataagtattcagacccttaactatgagactcaaaattgagctctggtgcatcctgtttccattgatcagccttgagatgtttcttcaacttgattggagtccatctgtggtacattcaattgactggacatgatttggaaagacacaacCTATCCATATAATAAGGTCCCACtcttgacagtacatgtcagagcaaaaactaagccatgaggtcgaaggaattgtccgtagtgaccctgagacagaattgtgtcgaggtacagatctggggaagagtaccaaaacatgtctgcagcattgaaggtttggaaccaccaagactcttcctagagctggcttccctgccaaactgagcagtcaggGGAGAAGGTtcttggccagggaggtgaccaagaacccgatggtcactctgacagagctctagagttcctctgtggagatgggagaaccttccagaaggacaaccatctctgcatcactccaccaatcaggcatttatggtagtgtggccagacggaagctactcctcagtaaaaggcacatgacagcccacttggagtttgccaaaaaagcacctaaagactcaacaagattctctggtctgatgacaccaacattgaactctttggcctgaatgccaagcatcacgtttggaggaaaccttgcatcatccctacggtgaagcatggtggtggtagcaaaaatgtatataaattagcaaaaatgtcaaaaaatatgtttttgctttgtcattatgggttttgtgtgttgattgatgagaaggaaaaacacaatttaatcTTTTTTAGAatagactgtaacgtaacaaaatgtggaaaatgtcaagcaGTCTGAATACTTTTAGAAGCCACTGTCTACAAAGGTATgtatcaaattagtggatttggctatttcagccacacctgttcctgacaggtgtataaaatcgagcacacagccatgcaatctccatagacaaacattggcagtagaatggccttactgaagatctcAATGACTTACACAGTGGCATGTtaaaggatgccacctttccaacagttTTACTTTCACGTTTTGAAAGATGTTCACTTTTTACAGTTTATCAGGAGAACACATATGCCTATTCATTGGGTACTTGGGGATAGGCTAACATGTGGTGGTTAGACACTCACTAATCCAATTGCCATATGGGCGGATAGTTGAAATTGATTGTTGGAGACACTTGAGGAGTGATCCTATTGTTTATGATGGTTTAGCATTGGGGCACGACTGAACAACTCGTCATGGTGATACCCTTCCTCTGAAGATTCAAAGGTTAGACCGTCTGTCTCCTGCCTTTATCTTTGGCGGCTCATCCAGACAGAATAAAGACGCCTGTTTCCAACCTGTGCTCCATTATACAATAGACTTTTACATCACTTATTTAATCAGACGACTGCGCTAAATTATATGAGAGCGTTTGGAGAGGGGAGTCCTCTGAACTTTTCAGGACATTACACTGTAGCATTTCCCCACGCCCTTGCATTAGTTTAGAATAGTGGACATGTGATAAGATAAATATATATGGCttttttggaaaaaatattttggCTTCACCTTGGAAATCTTTTAGGCCTGCGTGGTTGGAGAGAGTAGAAATAATCAACTTTTTAAATGTACAACAGGCGCAGAAAAAGCCATGTCTCCTATCCGCGCCAACGGGCATCTCCGCAGGCGTCACCCAGACGTAAACTACCCTATCTGCAACCGGTCAGCCGGTTGTTTCCGAAAGGTTTGACAAAAAAAGTGGTCTTCAATTAACCTTCCAATTTCCAAATTATCACCAATATGTAGCGTTGGATTTGGTTTTCATGCGCCTATATTTTTGGTCAACACAATTATAATTAATTCATAGGTTGGTGGGTGGAATGATGTGGTATACTTGTCTATATTGCAGACAATTGAACGTTTTGTTTGTGTTATTTAGTCTTTCCATCTTAGATCATGATTTCTGCTCACCTAAGAGAAGTTACCACAGCTAGCCTCAGGATCCCAAAACGGCTGTCAGGTTTCCCTTTGATGCCCACATATCAGGCGTAGCCTTGTCAAAAAAGGTGGGGGGTTGGTTAGAGAATACATTCATTTTGAAGAGGCTGAAAGCAGGGAGAAGGGAGTTATTCTATCCAGCGGTTTAACAGTGCAATTACACACATTTGAATTGATCTCCCGAGTTTAGATAACATCAGCGAGTTATGGTAATTATCTGCCCGATTGACCTTCCACAAAGACGACGCGTGTTTATTAAAATGCCCGGAAAGTAGAGCAAAGTTTATGCAATTTTAGCACTCCCAATGAGCCAGTAGGCAATAGCAATGACTGGGCTATAGCCTACCATTAGAAACCAGTGTAGGACTTTAAAAgtctgagctggggagggggtatTGGAATATTGGGGAATTATTAAAGGTTACGCATCAGTTGTAATGGTTGCGCATGCTTTCTAATGCAGACAATAGATCACTTTCGACCATATTTGGCTTGGAGTTACAAAATTAATATTTATCTTAGTGCTGACTCTGAGCCAGTGTCACGCGAGAGGCCATTCTTACGCATTATGCGCAGTCTGTTGACAAGGGGGAACAAATAGACTTGGAGACATCTTCAACAAGCTTTTCATTCGGACGTTTTGCAGTTAAAGCTTCACGTTTATAGACAATAACAACACATAGACCAGTGAGCAAAATAATGTGAAATTAAATTAGGGTAATTTCGGTGaaagataaaaatatatatattttcccactCATGCCAGCTTTTTCGAAAGTTATTAAATTGTAGTGATCATGTTCAACATGTTCAGCTCTCCAGAAAAACATTACACTTCAACTTCAATAacattctctattttggttacaGAAAGGTTTTTCTTGCTATGACTGTAATATgtggttgtttatctaccttagttgaatgcactgactgtaagttgctctggataaaaaGTGTTTGCTAAAAGTCCAAAATGTACATGTAAAAGGAACACTTGCAAAGCATGatgggtattattctaatgagctccaccccaaacaagaccaaatttaGTCGGTCTATGtctcacaagtttggacagcacagtagagtttggttcagtagagtatagtacagtagagaacagtacagtagggtacagtacaatatagtacattttactgtactgtactgtgttctactgaactgtactgcactatactttactgtactgtactctgatgtgctctactgtactctactgtatcgaactgtactgaactatactgtaatgtacactgCTGTGTTGTCAAAtttgtgaaacatagacatctatgattggttcagatttgaccTGACCAAAAAAATGAAATCTGTGGACGCTGAAATCAAGGTCAGGGCGGATGGACCAAATTTTAACGTCCATGGACGTTGGCGTCTGACGGTTCTCACTTGGAGGCCTATTAGTCTAGCTTTCCTGGAAGACAGTTTATATGGCTGACGACCCCTCTGCAGTAGCTTTTTAAATAGCTATTACAGGTACTAGGCTAATGGGAATATGTTGTAGTATTACTGAAATGTATCCAGGGCAGCAGCAGACCACCAAGGCAGACATTCCTATTCTGAACCCTGGGTTATAACTttgtttagtttctgttgctttGGGGACGTAAACATTACTTTTAACAGCTATCGTGGACTGAATTCCTGTAGGGCCCACAAACAACCTTATGgagagctctccctccctccccttttcctTCCCATTCGTATTATCACATTTTAATGGCAGAACTTGTGCACCTTGCCTGGCTGGATTTAGTAAGTCCTTCGATTGATTTGAAAGTGGTCGGTTCAGATAAAAAAGTGGCGATTGGGTGCTTAAAACCCCTGTTGTTGGAAGGGGGCATCACCCTGTGCGGTCGGTCCCCCAGCTCCAACCTGTTCCATGTTGCATCCTCGCCCTCTACCAGGGATTGGGTGGGGGTAAAGGAGGATTGGGTGGGGGAGTGATGAGAGCTGATGTCAGTGCAGCTGGAGGTCAGGGCCTCTCGTTTCACTCTCCCACtcatggaacacacagacacacacacacacacacacacacacacacacacacacagacaaacacacacgctctctTATGGTATGGAAAGGCTTGActcaaacacacctccaagcatGTACATACACACCAAGCTGAGGGGGTTGAAACACTAGATTATGGCTGTTGCCCAACTGTATGAATTATCTATGTCACACACAATCCCTGCCTGTACCTCATCTCCACTCATCATATACACCTCTGCTCTGACACATGGTACCAGGACAGGCCCTTGTATACTGAGGGGATGAGACTGTCATCAGGGGAATAAACTGACTTTAGGATAATCTGcgacacacactctcacaggtGTGAAAAAAGTTGGCGCTTATGGATGTAAAGGGAAGAGTGGTAACAGTTGGTGGAATTATTTTGAGGTTCAAACACAGGTGAATTTGTCCTGTGCAGAAGTTCAGGAGTCCTTCAGTGGTAACTCTGGTGTCAATGGTTACTGTAACGAAAATAGATACAATTCCCATTTTCTTTGTTCTGTAGTGTAAAGACCCTACTTTTTTCTCCACTTGACTATCAGATATTCCACCTAGAAAACTGTTTCGAAAAACAGCTTAACGACAGTCTTCTCACTTATACACACTGAGAGGGGGATTGAAGTGGAAATTTCCACTTGTTGAGGAAACAACTGTCAGGTTTTGAAATTGGGTGTCAAGTGCCGACGGAATGTGTCTTTTGCCTAATTTTCAGCAGGGGAGGGTGTCCTGtgccggtcctgtgcacttttattgtatatatgcggtaggcctttcttcccctgccccggtcctgtgcacttttgttgtatatatgcagtgggcctttcttcccctgccccggtcctgtgcacttttattgtatatatgcagtaggcctttcttcccctgccccggtcctgtgcacttttattgtatatatgcagcaggcctttcttcccctgccccggtcctgtgcacttttattgtatatatccggtaggcctttcttcctctgccccggtcctgtgcacttttattgtatatatgcagtaggcctttcttcccctgccccggtcctgtgcacttttattgtatatatccggtaggcctttcttcccctgccacggtcctgtgcactttcattatatatatccggtaggcctttcttcccctgccccagtcctgtgcaattttattgtatatatccggtagacctttcttcccctgccccggtcctgtgcactttcattatatatatccggtaggcctttcttcccctgccccagtcctgtgcaatttattgtatatatccggaagacctttcttcccctgccccggtcctgtgcacttttattgtatatatgcagtaggcctttcttcccctgccccggtcctgtgcacttttattgtatatatgcagtaggcctttcttccctgccccggtcctgtgcacttttattgtatatatcagtaggcctttcttcccctgccccggtcctgtgcacttttattgtatatatccggtaggcctttcttcccctaccacggtcctgtgcactttcattatatatatccggtaggcctttcttcccctgccccagtcctgtgcaattttattgtatatatccggtagaccTTTCTTCCCTGCCCCGATCCTGTGCACTTtaattgtatatatgcagtaggcctttcttcccctgccccggtcctgtgcactttattatatatatccggtaggcctttcttcccctgccccggtcctgtgcaattttattgtatatatccggtagaccTTTCTTCCCCTgtcccggtcctgtgcacttttattgtatatatgcagtaggcctttcttcccctgccccggtcctgtgcacttttattgtatatatccttTAGgcatttcttcccctgccccggtcctgtgcacttttattgtatatatgcagtaggcctttcttcccctgccccggtcctgtgcactttattgtatatatccggtaggcctttcttccccccCAGTCCTGTGcaattttattgtatatatccggtagacctttcttcccctgccccggtcctgtgcacttttattgtatatatgcagtaggcctttcttcccctgccccggtcctgtgcacttttattgtatatatgcagtaggcctttcttcccctgcacCGGTCCTGGCACTTTTATTgtgtatatccggtaggcctttcttcccctgccccggtcctgtgcacttttattgtatatatccggtaggcctttcttcccctgccacggtcctgtgcacttttattatatatatccggtaggcttttcttcccctgccccagtcctgtgcaattttattgtatatatgcagtagaactttcttcccctgccccgatCCTGTGCACTTta contains:
- the LOC112256771 gene encoding bone morphogenetic protein 4 codes for the protein MIPGNRMLMVILLCQVLLGESNHASLIPEEGKKKATGLQSRTAGQSHELLRDFEATLLHMFGLQRRPRPSRSATVPRYLLDLYRLQSGEAEEAGTHDTAFEYPERSASRANTVRGFHHEEHMEPVHPGEPQTKNGEAIPLRFLFNLSNIPEDELLSSAELRLFRQQIDEAITESEGDKDQLHRINVYEVLKPPRAGQLITRLLDTRLVRHNASRWESFDVSPAVLRWTRERLPNYGLAVEVQHLNQTPRHQGRHLRISRSLHQEPGEDWEQLRPLLVTFGHDGKGHPLTRRAKRSPKQRGRKRNRNCRRHALYVDFSDVGWNDWIVAPPGYQAYYCHGECPFPLADHLNSTNHAIVQTLVNSVNTNIPKACCVPTELSAISMLYLDEHDKVVLKNYQEMVVEGCGCR